In Actinomycetota bacterium, one DNA window encodes the following:
- a CDS encoding DUF1003 domain-containing protein → MGSWPFIILQSSILSLWILYNGFVAVQVMRGKPFDPFPFILLNLVLSFQAAYTGPIVMMSQNRQAAKDRDMAEHDYEVNQRSFDHLCWQNDQILRLLEALQTTPTSEPPGGRTPKPAPGDL, encoded by the coding sequence GTGGGATCCTGGCCCTTCATAATCCTGCAGTCCTCGATACTTTCGCTCTGGATCCTCTACAACGGCTTCGTGGCCGTGCAAGTGATGCGGGGAAAGCCTTTCGACCCCTTTCCCTTCATCCTTCTCAACCTGGTGCTCTCTTTCCAGGCGGCGTACACCGGGCCGATAGTGATGATGTCGCAGAACCGTCAGGCGGCCAAGGACCGGGATATGGCGGAGCACGACTACGAGGTCAACCAGCGTTCCTTCGACCACCTGTGCTGGCAGAACGATCAGATTCTGCGGCTGCTTGAGGCACTGCAGACCACGCCCACCTCCGAACCGCCGGGAGGCCGCACCCCGAAGCCGGCTCCGGGCGACCTTTAG
- a CDS encoding PspC domain-containing protein translates to MAMAGTDPGTTQSGTSRVLRRSRTDRVVGGVCGGLGVYFGLDPIVFRIAFVILALAGGGAGVPIYLVAWILMPEGQSTPPSPEARSTNPASLVIGALFVAIGLGLLADMVAPWFDRLFWPALLVGLGIFVITGSRSREGTK, encoded by the coding sequence ATGGCCATGGCAGGCACAGATCCGGGCACCACACAGTCCGGAACGTCCAGGGTTCTGCGCAGGAGCAGAACCGACAGGGTAGTTGGAGGGGTCTGCGGCGGGCTGGGCGTGTACTTCGGTCTGGACCCCATTGTGTTTCGAATCGCATTCGTCATCCTCGCCCTGGCTGGCGGCGGAGCCGGCGTTCCGATTTACCTGGTCGCCTGGATCCTCATGCCGGAGGGACAATCTACGCCTCCGAGTCCCGAGGCCAGGTCCACCAACCCAGCGTCGTTGGTGATCGGAGCCCTCTTCGTAGCAATAGGGCTGGGGCTGCTGGCAGACATGGTGGCACCATGGTTCGACCGCCTGTTCTGGCCCGCACTGCTCGTGGGACTCGGCATTTTCGTGATTACGGGAAGCCGTAGTAGGGAGGGAACGAAATGA
- a CDS encoding CBS domain-containing protein gives MESNEFAVSADRHLSLAEAARTLAARLMDSLTVLDRYGKVEGYATKEDILGAIARGEDPEKVTLESVMKSASNPDG, from the coding sequence ATGGAATCCAATGAATTCGCCGTTTCCGCGGACCGGCATCTCTCCCTGGCCGAGGCGGCTAGAACCCTGGCTGCCCGGCTAATGGACTCCCTAACGGTGTTGGACCGGTACGGAAAGGTCGAGGGTTACGCCACGAAAGAGGACATCCTCGGAGCAATAGCCCGCGGGGAGGATCCGGAAAAGGTCACCCTGGAATCGGTGATGAAATCTGCATCGAACCCCGATGGATAA
- a CDS encoding universal stress protein, protein METIGKIEGTGSTQQAGARADDELISPWPRKVLLACDGSKHSAKAANIVAAMVSPGSKVRVITVQSYEFAAYTGEWGPLSDEPERQERLRSIIRQVFREPLELLKKSSCEVERTSRLGNPAEQILEEVGEWHPDLLVVGRAGMGGMSRLLLGSVSTHLVKHTPVPILVVP, encoded by the coding sequence ATGGAGACGATCGGCAAAATTGAAGGGACCGGCAGCACCCAGCAAGCAGGAGCTCGGGCCGATGACGAGCTGATCAGTCCGTGGCCCCGCAAGGTTCTCTTGGCCTGTGACGGCTCGAAGCATTCGGCTAAAGCAGCCAACATCGTGGCGGCGATGGTTTCACCCGGGTCGAAGGTGCGGGTCATTACCGTACAAAGCTACGAATTCGCTGCCTACACGGGGGAGTGGGGACCACTGAGCGACGAGCCGGAGAGGCAGGAACGCCTGAGGTCCATCATCAGGCAGGTATTTCGTGAGCCTTTGGAGCTCCTCAAGAAGTCCAGTTGCGAGGTTGAGCGGACCAGCCGCCTGGGGAACCCGGCAGAGCAGATCCTCGAAGAAGTCGGCGAATGGCATCCCGACCTTCTGGTGGTAGGGAGGGCGGGCATGGGCGGAATGTCAAGGCTTCTGCTCGGAAGCGTCTCCACCCACCTGGTCAAACACACGCCGGTGCCGATCCTGGTGGTTCCCTAA
- a CDS encoding spore germination protein GerW family protein yields MDLKEFIGKGQETMTVRRVFGEPYVQNGVTVVPAARIRGAVGGGGGDDKSESHQGEGEGGGLILHAAPVGVYVIRGEKVTWVPSFDLNRVILGAQLTAVVALVVSRSWAPRSSGRKARFGRKHLIKKGS; encoded by the coding sequence ATGGATCTCAAAGAGTTCATAGGCAAAGGCCAGGAAACCATGACGGTTCGGCGGGTCTTCGGCGAGCCGTACGTGCAGAACGGCGTCACGGTCGTCCCGGCGGCACGTATCCGCGGCGCCGTAGGCGGCGGCGGAGGCGACGACAAGAGCGAGAGCCACCAGGGCGAGGGCGAGGGGGGCGGGCTCATCCTCCACGCCGCTCCCGTCGGCGTCTACGTGATCCGTGGGGAGAAGGTCACCTGGGTTCCCTCTTTCGACCTCAACCGCGTGATCCTCGGCGCACAGCTGACCGCAGTGGTGGCCCTGGTCGTTTCGAGGTCATGGGCTCCAAGGAGCTCGGGACGCAAGGCCAGGTTCGGACGCAAGCACCTGATCAAGAAAGGATCGTGA
- a CDS encoding universal stress protein, translated as MKILFATDGSEASGAAAKLLMASAQPSDSEITILSVADSLPMFPETYILAPDLTEKVRAASQAVVDRTVAGFEEQGFTVQGEVVEGLPGRSIVERAREGMFDLVVVGAGSHSWLGHILLGSVSTCVLHNSPVSVLVVHEPPRTEGKLKVLVATDGSGAAGAAVSDFASLVDPSRCEVTVVSVAKIPYTMAGGYPYPSMVGLDPALVGDYTEKAKEKADRMGEVLRRAGFQTETVATDGSPHHLVLEEADKGGFDLVVVGSRGHGPVLRGILGSVSDAAARHAHATLVGRTNRPE; from the coding sequence ATGAAGATTCTGTTTGCAACCGATGGTTCGGAGGCGTCCGGGGCGGCGGCCAAACTGCTGATGGCATCGGCACAACCGTCCGACAGCGAGATCACAATCCTCTCGGTAGCGGACAGCCTGCCCATGTTCCCGGAGACCTACATTTTGGCTCCCGACCTGACCGAGAAGGTTCGCGCAGCCTCGCAGGCTGTGGTGGACCGGACGGTGGCCGGATTCGAGGAGCAGGGTTTCACCGTCCAGGGCGAGGTGGTCGAAGGTCTGCCGGGCCGGTCCATCGTCGAAAGAGCCCGAGAGGGGATGTTCGACCTGGTGGTGGTAGGCGCGGGGAGTCATAGCTGGCTGGGGCACATCCTCCTGGGCAGCGTAAGCACCTGCGTCCTCCACAACAGCCCCGTCTCGGTTCTGGTCGTTCACGAACCGCCGAGGACTGAGGGCAAGCTGAAGGTCCTGGTTGCTACGGACGGATCCGGGGCTGCAGGTGCGGCCGTCTCGGACTTCGCCTCGCTGGTGGACCCGTCACGCTGCGAGGTCACGGTCGTCTCAGTCGCCAAGATCCCCTACACGATGGCGGGCGGATATCCCTACCCCTCAATGGTCGGCTTAGATCCGGCGCTTGTCGGCGACTACACCGAGAAGGCAAAAGAGAAAGCGGACCGGATGGGAGAGGTCCTGCGTCGGGCGGGATTTCAGACTGAGACGGTTGCAACCGACGGTTCACCTCATCACCTGGTCCTGGAGGAGGCGGACAAAGGCGGCTTCGACCTGGTTGTCGTAGGCTCCCGCGGACATGGGCCTGTGCTCCGGGGAATTCTGGGCTCGGTCAGCGACGCTGCCGCCCGGCACGCGCACGCAACACTCGTCGGACGTACCAACCGCCCGGAGTGA
- a CDS encoding LiaF domain-containing protein codes for MTVSHTSGGFSRLSRGRALTGITLVGVGVLWLLETAGVGRVDWFYVLPGILGLIGIAMIAGVGGHSAGGLMPLGFVLIAIMFLGTLVPRSLQPGASVGNRSFLPATGSELKNDYRHGMGNLEVDLRRLDLVGSRSVTASVGMGELVVRVPEGMKVDIRATAGMGDLSVFGSERSGVAPALNYRSPGRADGDVLELQLSVGMGTVEVRR; via the coding sequence ATGACCGTCTCACACACTTCAGGGGGATTCTCCCGCCTGTCGAGGGGGCGTGCGCTTACCGGAATCACACTCGTCGGAGTAGGCGTACTTTGGCTTTTGGAGACTGCAGGCGTCGGTCGCGTCGACTGGTTCTACGTCCTTCCCGGCATTCTCGGCTTGATCGGGATTGCGATGATCGCCGGTGTGGGGGGACATTCGGCCGGCGGTTTGATGCCTCTGGGCTTTGTCCTCATTGCCATCATGTTCCTGGGCACACTCGTTCCGAGGAGCCTGCAGCCGGGCGCCAGCGTGGGAAACCGCTCGTTCTTACCGGCAACCGGCTCCGAGCTGAAAAACGACTACAGGCACGGAATGGGCAACCTCGAGGTGGATCTTCGCCGGCTGGACCTAGTTGGTTCGCGGAGTGTCACCGCCTCCGTAGGCATGGGAGAGCTCGTTGTACGGGTTCCGGAAGGGATGAAAGTGGACATCCGGGCAACCGCCGGCATGGGCGACCTCAGCGTCTTCGGAAGTGAGCGAAGCGGCGTGGCTCCCGCGCTCAACTACCGTTCCCCGGGTCGCGCCGATGGCGACGTTCTCGAGCTTCAACTGTCGGTTGGAATGGGAACTGTGGAGGTGCGGCGATGA
- a CDS encoding flavodoxin domain-containing protein, producing MLVTVAHGTPVEISQLLAQTFMASGFDTTLMSLEDITSLDEYDAVVAGSAVQNGRWIGAAKEFVRDHKRQLRHRMVWLFSSGSTGNTELESKSELSLLNSLADPLEHKLFDSELDLGPDSGVAGVFDRAGCSPDEVRRWALHVGGALSVASSSPAAH from the coding sequence GTGCTGGTCACAGTCGCCCATGGGACGCCTGTTGAAATATCGCAGCTGCTTGCCCAGACGTTTATGGCGTCGGGATTCGACACAACACTTATGTCTTTGGAAGACATCACCTCTCTGGACGAATACGACGCAGTGGTGGCCGGCAGCGCCGTCCAGAACGGCCGTTGGATCGGCGCTGCAAAAGAGTTCGTCAGGGACCACAAGCGTCAACTCCGCCACCGCATGGTGTGGTTGTTCTCGAGCGGGTCGACCGGAAACACCGAGCTGGAATCGAAGTCGGAGTTGAGTCTGTTGAACTCCCTCGCCGACCCCCTGGAACACAAACTGTTCGACTCAGAACTCGATTTGGGCCCGGATTCCGGTGTTGCCGGGGTGTTTGACCGAGCCGGCTGTAGTCCCGACGAGGTTCGCCGTTGGGCACTACACGTGGGCGGCGCCCTCAGCGTGGCCTCGTCGTCCCCAGCGGCGCATTAG
- a CDS encoding LiaF domain-containing protein codes for MRLADRTAGGHPAHSTGPMTRHSSAGRRNNTSTALTVVAGALGVALVAWAGTDLRLLVPALLSATGVILLAAKRTRLTRLLVPAGLILIALIFLQYVTPPGWQLGRTFGSRSVAPQTATSDGIEITHVMGTLHVDLTETDPEGAGYVSATIGAGTLVVTVPAEVDVQVKARAGIGSVNLFGQQRSVLGATLVTSESVTNATEILRLDLSVGAGSIEVRR; via the coding sequence ATGAGACTGGCCGATCGGACGGCAGGCGGGCACCCGGCGCATTCCACGGGGCCGATGACCCGTCATTCCTCTGCAGGGCGCCGGAACAACACCTCAACTGCCCTTACGGTTGTTGCCGGTGCGCTGGGAGTGGCCCTGGTGGCCTGGGCCGGCACCGACCTGCGCCTTTTGGTGCCTGCGCTGCTCTCCGCAACCGGCGTCATTCTGCTAGCAGCAAAAAGAACCCGGTTGACGCGCCTGCTGGTGCCTGCCGGACTTATTTTGATCGCCTTGATCTTTCTGCAGTACGTCACGCCCCCGGGCTGGCAGCTCGGGCGCACCTTCGGAAGCCGGTCGGTGGCCCCGCAGACGGCAACCTCCGATGGGATTGAAATCACTCATGTCATGGGGACACTGCACGTCGACCTGACTGAGACCGACCCTGAAGGAGCGGGCTACGTATCTGCGACCATCGGTGCAGGCACCCTGGTCGTCACTGTTCCGGCGGAGGTCGATGTCCAAGTCAAGGCCCGAGCAGGGATTGGTTCGGTCAATTTGTTCGGGCAGCAGCGCAGCGTCCTTGGAGCGACCCTGGTGACCAGCGAGAGCGTTACCAACGCCACGGAGATTCTTCGGCTCGACCTTTCAGTGGGCGCCGGCTCAATCGAGGTCCGGCGATGA